The Lolium rigidum isolate FL_2022 chromosome 1, APGP_CSIRO_Lrig_0.1, whole genome shotgun sequence region GgcaaccgcgccgccgccgccccttccTCGCCGGCGCTGCTCCAATCAAGCGAGCGTCAACCATGCCGCTGCTGCCCCTTGCTCGCCGCGCTGATCCAATAAACCAGGCGTTCAACAGCGCCGCTGCCACGGATTCAACATGAGCCACGTGCAGGTATGTGATGTTTCATTGTTTGTAGAGGTAATTTTGATGCCTAAAATTAGGATTCTTACCATTTGTAGATGAGCTCCTCGTATGATTCGTCCAATGAGGAGATACATTTAGAAGAGGAAGAAAATATTTTGATGATTTTGGCTATGAGCGCAAAGCAGTAGAAGCATGGTGGTTCTATGTTCGGTCGTCGAAAGTCGTGGAGGGAGCGCATTGAGGGGCACAACAAGTTGATTCGTAGCTATTCTGCGGATGAACCAACTTTCCCTGAGAGCTACTTCCGTTACGTTTTAGGATGATTACCAACTTGTTTAAACATAATTTCAAGGATGTGACGAAACATGATCGGTTTTTCGAGCAAATAAGGAAAGCTTGCAGCGATCTTGGGCATAGTACTTACCAAAatgtgaccgccgccttgcgtatgttggcatacgaAATTCCAGCCGATCTTGTTAATGACAATCTGGCAATGGGTGAGAGTCAAGCAATTGAGTGTGTCAAACACTTTGCAATAGCCATTGTGGAAGTGTTCGGTGAGCactacttgagagcccccaatgctgaAGATACTGCTAGGATCTTCGCGATGAATGAAGCTAGAGGGTTTCCCGATATGCTTGGCTCGATTGATTGCATGCACTGAAATTGGAAGAATTATCCTATCGCTTGGCATGTAAAATTCCAAGGCGCCAAAAAGGATACCACCATTATCCTTGAAGCCGTGGCCGATGAAGAGActtggtttgtttttttttttgtaatgccatgctcttgcaatgacatcaacgtcctccaTCGCTCCCCACTCATGACAAGGATTGCCAAGCGCGAAGGTTCACCGGTatagtttgaagcaaatggccacacATACAACTATGGCTACTACCTTACTGACGGCAtctatccaaggtggcaaacatttgtgaagccggttAAATATCCAACTGGTAAGAAAAAGATGCAGTTTCataatgcacaagcggcggctagggaATATGTAGAGAGGGCATTtgagattttgcaagcccaatttgctaTTGTTAGGGGACCGGCTAGATTTTAGGATCAAAATATCCTTTGGTATATCATAACCGCTTGTATCAttatgcataacatgatcattgagaatgAGCGTGGCCAAGAATTGAACTACATCCATATGACTTAGTGGGAGTTCTTGCCCAAGTGCGCAGAGGGGAAGAGAGACTAGCCCAATTTATTttctcataccatgccattcgtcAAGGAGAAATGCATGATCAACTTCAACttaattttttttcgataaggggcgctttattactcaaaaaaatttaagcattacacccagcctctgcataaccaggatgcacacagccgtttaagaGTCTATGATCCATCAAAAAAGCGAtacaaaaaaaagataaaagccaactactaagacactccgttggcttcaatcctccgactatgcagccacccatgttgggaaataaactccgtggccgtgttctccaatcgtgtagacacctccgtaaagaggtcgcgatcctccaaacgctgaagtggtgaccatgaacggagcaaagccgtacaccggtagatgacctgcataagagaagaatttttgtcattaaaaaccttgtcatttctacatagccaaagcgaccatgcaaccgcaatcgctcccactccgataatcgttttgtacctcgaatccaccccattaagccaattgccaaaaatgtttgcaatgctacagggagggtataaggtagaacctatctgaatgattgaccatatagatctagcaacccgacAGTTGAAGAataggtgttttattgtctcttcctcgtgacagaacacacatttcgtACAACCTTGCCAGTTGCgctttacaaggttatctttagtaagaatcacacctcgacgaagataccatgcaaagacctttgttttgagcggtatcttcatcttccagatgaaTTTATTATTTAACACCGGTTGTGCAGATAGGCATAATGCTTTGTACATGGAGCTGACCGAAAAAATGCCATTTTTGGTGAGACTCCAACGGAATTCATCCGTCCCCTGAACCAGATGGATAGAACCTAACCACTGAAGCAGTTCGTTCCAGGAAGTTAGTCGAGGACCGAGAAGATCacgtctgaacgtcatagagggaggagaagattccatcaccttctgtAAAGTATCCCCTTTGTGACGAACAATACTGTACAATGATGGATACTGTTCACggagagtggttgttcccaaccagcgatcctcccagaaccgtatctccgccccattcttaatgaagaaagaaccaaatgggaaaaagtacttcttagttgccatgatgccagaccaaaaatgcgaatctcctggtttccaaagTACCTGAGAGATCGCCTTTGATCCAACATNNNNNNNNNNNNNNNNNNNNNNNNNNNNNNNNNNNNNNNNNNNNNNNNNNNNNNNNNNNNNNNNNNNNNNNNNNNNNNNNNNNNNNNNNNNNNNNNNNNNgttcccaacggacgtgtcagctacacgcatcatgaagtcacacaacttagtattttcaggagtggccattttagcagtagtaaataaagcaaactagataaagtaaatgcaagtaactaatttttttgtgtttttgatatagagtgcaagacagtaaataaagtaaagctagcaactaatttttttgtgttttgatataatgcagaaaacaaggtagtaaataaaataaagcaagacaaaaacaaagtaaagagattggattgtggagactgcccttgcagcgtgtcttgatctccccggcaacggcgccagaaaatatgctggcgtgtagttgacgtgggagttagaaatctttgtggtgtagcttttcttcagttccccggcaacggcgccagaaaatatgcttgatacgcgtacatcatgcgtccgttgggaaccccaagaggaaggtgtgatgcgtacggcggcaagttttccctcagaaagaaaccaaggtttatcgaaccaggaggagccaagaagcacgttgaaggttgatggcggcgggatgtagtgcggagcaacaccagagattccggcgccaacgtggaacctgcacaacacaaccaaagtactttgccccaacgaaacagcgaggttgtcaatctcaccggcttgctgtaacaaaggattagatgtatagtgtggatgatgattgtttgcaaagaacagtaaagaacaagtatttcagcagatttgtatttcagtataaaagaatggaccggggtccacagttcactagaggtgtctctcccataagatagcatgttgggtgaacaaattacgatcgggcaattgacaaatagagagggcataacaatgcacatacatgacatgatgaatattgtgagatttaattgggcattacgacaaagtacatagaccgctatccagcatgcatctatgcctaaaaagtccaccttcaggttatcatccgaaccccttccagtattaagttgcaaaacaacagacaattgcattaagtatggtgcgtaatgtaatcaattacTACATCCTCGaaaatagcatcaatgttttatccctagtggcaacaacacatccacaaccttagaactttctgtcactgtcccagatttaatggaggcatgaacccactatcgagcataaatactccctcttggagttaagagcaaaaacttggccgagcctctactaataacggagagcatgcaagatcataaacaacacataggtaatagattgataatcaacataacatagtattctctatccatcggatcccgacaaacacaacatatagaattacggatagatgatcttgatcatgttaggcagctcacaagatccgacaatgaagcacatgaggagaagacaaccatctagctactgctatggacccatagtccgagggtgaactactcactcatcactccggaggcgaccatggtggtgaagagtcctccgggagatgaatcccctctccggcaaggtgccggaggtgatctccagaatcccccgagatgggattggcggcggcggcgtctcagtaaggttttccgtatcgtgtctctcggtcctgggggtttcgcgacgaaggctttaagtaggcggaagggcaacgcggggggccacacgagggccccacacaccaggctggcgcggccaaggccaggccgcgccgccctatggtgtcggtgcctcgtggccccacttcctttccccctcggacttctggaagcttcgtggaaaaataggcccttgggcgttgatttcgtccaattccgagaatatttctttactaggatttctgaaaccaaaaacagcagaaaacatcaactggctcttcggcatcttgttaataggttagtgccggaaaatgcataaatacaacatataatgtgtataaaacatgtagatatcatcaataatgtggcatggaacataagaaattatcgatacgtcggagacgtatcacttacacATAACGCAATTTCAAGGTTCATATCCAGAATTCAGAACCGAGAAGATCTATATGACACACACAAAAATAAAGTGCAAGTTCTTTTAAGGGCTTCTCCTTTATGGGAGCAATATGACTGGTGACATACCAGCCATTTGTGGATgacttcatgattcgagatgccaGTTGTGGTTGAGCGCTCCTAAGATGGAGGTTCACCTGTGCGCTTGAGTCCTTTAAACGTTAGAGTTTGTGCTATGAATCACTTGGAAGGAAAGAAACTAACGAATAATCACCAGATCGAGGCAAACCCATGTTGAGGCGGCCATGTTGGCTTGGGAAAACACTTGCGGTGTGGCTGGGCGTTTAGCGCCCACACCCGAGAGATCCCACTGTTGCATGATTAGTAGTTTATTGTTGCATGTGTTTCTGTGGGGTTTGTCAAGCTCCTAGACATGCCCCCTCTTTCTATATGTTTGATTTTCTCCTCTTCTAATGAAAGATAATGTTTCTGTTGGTTGCTCTAAAATCTCAAAATAAATTTGTAACTATGCAACTTGTCGATAGATAAAATGGTTTTGCTAATTCTGAATTGATTGAGCATTAGCTTAATTCCCGTCCAATTTCCATACCGTTGAATtgcattgatattattgcttgctATGAGTTGCAACTGTGTAAAAATATCCTAGACCACTGAATTTGCTTCATGATTCGTGATAGCTATAAGTTGCAACATGGATTGCAACTGAAAATATATTTATTTATACCATGGGATTGCTTGGTGATTTGTGGTAGCTATGAGTTGTAATATGAATTGTACTGAGATTTAATGATGTCATCTGATTGAAAACTAAGCGAGAATTAGTCATAAAAATCAACACTATACCATTTGCGGCCTACACGCTCCGAAATCTTTTAAGGCAGGCCCGCATGTGAATTTGGTGACGTTTTCTCTCTTTCTGCCGGTATTTGTGCGCTCTGTGTCTATCTCTAGGACATCACTGAATTTTATGACTTCTACAGTCCACGCGTTGAGCCAACATACGTTTTATATATTCTCGTCGCCAACGGAGTGCTCATGAACAGACTATTTTTCTTCTTAAAAAAAAAGCTTCAGCACAGATTCAACCACACGGACGGGGCCATGCCCATATGTATATGGCGCCACACTTGCTAGCAGCGGAATTTTCGGGGCTCGGCGTCGGCCCCGAGCAGGGCCGGCGGGCAGAGTTAGATCCACCGAGAGAAACAAAAGGACAGGAAACCACGGGAGAGCTCATTGAGCCCAGCCGTCCTCCCTCAAAGTCACCCTCTTCTCTTCCCAGCCCCATTTGGCACGCCCGCCGCGCATTAACCTCGACCTCCCGGATCCAACTAATTTTGCCGCCGGCGCTCTGTCCCTCTCTAGAACCCATAGCGCGTCCTTTCGCCTTAAATCTTCGCCTCCTTCCATCCATCTTTGGCCAGCTAGCTATAGTGGTCGTTCTCTGACTTCCCTCACTCCCTAGTCAGTAGTCACTACACGACCCCGACGCACACGCTCTCTCTgtgtcttccttcttcttcttcttcttcttcttcttcttcttcttcttcttcttcttcttcttcttcttcgctcccCTGCAATGGCCAAGCAACGAAAGAACAGCGCTTCTATCGCCGGAGAAGCCGGTGCAACCGCCACCGCCAGGCTGAAGCCGAAGCGGACGCGGAAGAGCGTGCCGCGGGAGTGCCCCTCCCAGCGCACCTCCGTCTACCGCGGCGTCACGCGGTACGTCCCGTAATTTGCTATCGTTATCTCTTCGCCGAAAGAAGAAGCTGACCCGTGCTTGCAGGCACCGGTGGACGGGGCGGTTCGAGGCGCACCTGTGGGACAAGAACACCTGGAGCGAgccgcagaggaagaagaaggggaggcAAGTTTACCTCGGTGAGCTCTCTCCCTCTACCTCGCTCACTATCTCAAGCATCAGCCATTTGGTAGTGGTTGACAACGTTGTGCGGTGTCGCAGGGGCGTACGGCGGCGAGGAAGCGGCGGCGCGAGCCTACGACCTGGCGGCATTGAAGTACTGGGGGCGCGACACCATCCTCAACTTCCCGGTACCCATCCATTCCAGAGTACTCCTTAAGTCATTATCACATTCATTGATGCGGCGCCGTCCCTAGAACTAGCGGAATGTTGGCCATGCCTAGGACTTCTTCAACACACGTACACCGCTGTAGTTAGTGCTAGCCAAGAATGCGCAGCTTCTCCATCTTGCTACAGATTACGTTGGTGGGCCCAGATTAAATCGCCACGACTTACAagtctttttatgttttttcccttttttttgagaaaacagcTTGTTAAAGTTGTGTAAGGTATTTTGTAAATAAAAGTTGTGTTAGACATGCAAGTGTTTtaatactaggatttttgaaatacaaacacgtctcaactcattcactcataattCTTCACAAAATTTAACCTGTATTTTTACATtccccaatttttttgcatgggcAGAAAATATTGTACTCTCAAAGACTTATTTCTTAGCTTCCTTGATTCATGGTTCCCTTTGCTCGATGAAACCTTTCGCAGCTGTCTAACTATGAACAAGAGTGGAAAGAAATGGAGGAGCAGTCCAGGGAAGAGTACATCGGATCACTCCGGAGGTACTCAAATAGCTCCAGATTGTGACAAGTGGTTCTGTCTGATCAGATGGGCTGGCATATGTCACGCCCAAAAGTTTTATCCCGAGATCTCACACACTCTCTTTTATACCTTTCTCACGCAGGAAAAGCACTGGCTTCTCAAGAGGGGTGTCCAAGTACAGAGGCGTTGCAAGGTAGTGAGTGCTGATCTGATCTAGACTCGCAGGCTCTAGATTTGTACTGAACATTTGCAGATTCTTGCAAGAAAATCTCTGAAACCAGCACTCCATTTCTACAAACTCTAGCGACTTTTATCTGATTAAACAAACTTTACAAAGTTCACAGTCAAAGCTAACATAAGTTCAAGAAGATCAGCCATCATTTTGCATCCTTACCTATTTACCCTCCTGTATATGCCACTCAAATTCAGATCTGATTTTCTTCAGGCATCATCACAACGGCAAATGGGAAGCTAGGATTGGGCGCGTGTTCGGCAATAAGTATCTCTACCTAGGTACATTTGGTAAGTTACTAAGACACTACTTCTATGGAcgaaaggaatatgataggaattatCGAGTAAACTGATGTGTTGACAAGGAATATATTCTCTTTACCCAAGTCATCGCGTGGTACCAAAAGGTAGTTGTTCGTGTCGTCATTAGATTGGTGACATTTCCCTTCTGAGCGATGAAGAAAGTAAAGAACCAGTGATGCTCTTTGCACTCACTCTATTTTTATGTAGAACCACTTCACACTCATTTTTACAAGGCTTTAAAATGGTATGAACTGGAATCATAATGCTGTAAAGCAAGAATGATAAGATCTTATTGTGTGTAAGAATATCACTGAGTTGTAAAGCAAGCATTTCCTATCTAGGTCATTTTAAAACCATACCAAAATTTTGAATCTTGTCTTATGAACATGCTTATTTTTGGAATAAGGAGAAAAGACAAATATCTCTGGGAAATACTTAGTAGGAGCAGTGAGGCTCTGCCCACTCAGGTAGCCAGGTTTTTGAATTGAGTAAGGCCAAATCCAGAATCTTTTGCggataagatgtatcacaagaaAAGGAAGACATGCCAAGTGTGTCCCCAAGTTCTATACTGGTAGGCCCGGATCCTCTGGTTGCCACAGAAATATTTCGTACGCCCATGCTAAATGCCAAATCAGAATTTTTTGGACGAGTGACGCAtctgcacttttgcatcatcatcTTAAGAACTTGATCAACTACATTTAGGTATCCATAAATCGGCATGGCAGCCATATAAATTCCCAACCAACAGGTGTTAATTCACGCTGGCTGACAAAATTAAACTGGTGCCGTGGTACAACACTACTTTCAAACTGATTTGATGCCTCAACAAGAAGATTGCTTCTCTGATACTGTCATATCCGGCATTCATGTGCTTGTTTTATTGGGTGCTTGGGACGCTGGGATATGCGttctaagagcaactctaacagagcccgtaaatcccgtcggaaccgaacttttccggcggatttacgggttcgggccaaaACGCGCGCCGATCAGTGACCGAAAACATGGGTCGGCCCGAATACGGAGTTCAGGGCCCGAACATTTccccgcacggcccctattaaaagggttcgcggaggggagttcggttcgcaaaccctactcccctccgccgctcgtctcccgccgccgccgcccggtccCCGCTCCGACGAGCGATTCCGGCCGCTCCGAGGCCGCGCCGCCGCTTCGGCCAGCTCCCCTCCGTCCGGAATGACGCGTGCTAGACGCGTGGGTAGGGGAGGTGgccgatccggcgccggaaggtgcactcggcgTCCGCCGGGTGCACGGGCGTCGCCGGAGCTCGGCAGGCGTAGGCGCTCCGTCGGCGCATGGAGGAGGGCCGGCCGGAAGTGGCCGGAGATGATGGCGTACCTCGCTGcgcgcgcggaggaggcggcggaaggaAAAGCCGAGGCGCCCCCCGCTGCCGCGGCGTGCATCCCTCCTCTGCCGGCGCTGCCCTcgcacggcgacgacgacgacgacgccgccgggaCGCCTCAAGCGtgcgggagcacctccgaggcgGCGGTCGTCGAAGTGGCGGCGGTCGTCCTCGCCTAGGAAGACCGGCGAGCAAAAACCCTCCGCCGGCTTCGTTTAGCTCCCCGTGACAGTATAGTCACTACGGGGACTTAAATTCTAGTTGAATTTAGGTGCCTAGATCGTAATGTACGtgcaatatgcatgtattttgcctAGTATTGTACAAATTATGAACGAATTTAGCTTCATTCGATGAAATCGAGTGCGATCGCAAATTTTGGTTTCCCGTGACGTTTGATTTCATCGAGTTTGGTTCACCTTTTTggtttctgttctgcgccatcgctaaatccacaaccaaattatttttcgggagactgaactcgcTTTTTTCAGTTCCAATAAATAggggctctgttagagttgctctaactGTACTGGCGTCGGTCGTCTCCCCGGGACGAGCCAGCAGCACCACATTCCCAAGGTCCCTCCTTGTGCACGGTAGGGTAGTGGAGCTCGGCCGGGGATCCTCAACCACGAGCTCGATCAGCACAGCTATCCTCGCAGGCAACGACCAAAAGTAAGCGACAAGCGAGATGGGCTTGCCACGCCATACGTCTGATCCTCCTACCGGAAACGTTCCGGCCAATCCCTCTCGATGCCTCCCCGTTGGGAACCTCACTGTTGTTATTTGCCCGGAAACTAGGATCTACCTTGCCGTCTTGGCAAATAACGGAAATTTGGAGTTATGTTCGATTTCATAGAGGTTGTTGTGAAAAAaatgatttttcttttcttttgtataACACTGACAAATGACGATCTTATTTTTTACACGTGTGGCCCTGGCAGCAACGCAAGAGGAGGCAGCCATGGCGTACGACATCGCCGCCATCGAGCACCGCGGCCTCAACGCCGTCACCAACTTCGACGTCAGCAGCTACATCAAGTGGCACCACCTCTGCCGCGCCGGCGACGCCGAAGGTCTCCACGGTCCAGGCCAACTCCCCGTCGACAGGGTCCCACACCCCACCGTCGATCTCGACGAAGCCAtgaccgccgccgccctccacaaGCACGAAGACGGCCAATTGCTACCAACCCATGTGAGCCCGCCGTCTCATGCGGCACTCGGCCTGCTGCTGCAGTCGCCCGGGTTCAAGGAGATGATCGAGCGAAGCGTTGCCTCCGAGGGCAGCACCCGCTCGCCGTCTTCGTCTTCCTGTTCTCCTTCACCTCCATCGCCGCCGGCGCTGACCCAGCAGCAACAGCAGGAACCTGAATATAGCGGTGGTGCTTCATCGGCGCGATGCAGCTTCCCGGACGACGTGCAGACCTACTTCGGGTGCGAGGACCACGACCACGACGGTGGCGTGGGCTACGCGGACGTTGACACCTTCTTGTTCGGGGACCTGGGCGCGTACGCCGCTCCCATGTTCCAGTTCGAGCTGGACGTTTGATTTGAATTATTCAATGTGTTACGTTT contains the following coding sequences:
- the LOC124652425 gene encoding AP2-like ethylene-responsive transcription factor At1g16060, giving the protein MAKQRKNSASIAGEAGATATARLKPKRTRKSVPRECPSQRTSVYRGVTRHRWTGRFEAHLWDKNTWSEPQRKKKGRQVYLGAYGGEEAAARAYDLAALKYWGRDTILNFPLSNYEQEWKEMEEQSREEYIGSLRRKSTGFSRGVSKYRGVARHHHNGKWEARIGRVFGNKYLYLGTFATQEEAAMAYDIAAIEHRGLNAVTNFDVSSYIKWHHLCRAGDAEGLHGPGQLPVDRVPHPTVDLDEAMTAAALHKHEDGQLLPTHVSPPSHAALGLLLQSPGFKEMIERSVASEGSTRSPSSSSCSPSPPSPPALTQQQQQEPEYSGGASSARCSFPDDVQTYFGCEDHDHDGGVGYADVDTFLFGDLGAYAAPMFQFELDV